Below is a genomic region from Rana temporaria chromosome 3, aRanTem1.1, whole genome shotgun sequence.
atggaaatgtgtttgttggtCAGGTATTCAGAAGCTCCTCCTACATACACATTTTCTTGACAGTCTTTATTGCGCACACCAaaacaatgtaacattttatTATACATGGGGGATGTTTTAAAAGCCTCCGCCCGCCCACCCGAGTCTATGTTTTTTACGGACCTCAATAAGCCTCTGctttgggggcggggctggaggcggtgctgtgtcaccgtttgctccctatcacagaatgcagcctaatgtatCATTAGATctgtatctgcatgtctctttctCCTCCGTCTCacgcccccccgctctgtgtatgttTCTCATTAGATCTGCATGTTCTgtcccccccgctctgtgtatggtcctcgtcacttccgtgacaaattgtgatgggctCAGgctcactgaagggtagtgtcgtgaagcccctggaacgcatcacatttggcgttggaacgcattgcgcatgcgcagttcgccgccacgtgacttaggctgcattctgtgatagggagcaaacggtgacactacaccggAAGCCGCTCCTCTTCGTTTCCGTATTTTCTACAAAAGAGAACATGGCGGCCGATGATGTGAAGCAGTTCAAGAGTTTCTGTGAGAGCGACAAACAATGGCGAGCAAGGGAGGAATTTCTACTAAGAAATTTGAGGAATTTCCAGGGTGACAATGAAATAGATAAGCTGCTGGCTCTATCTATGGTCTGGGCTAATCATGTCTTCATGGGTTGCAGGTATATATTACGTATTCTTTGTGTATCTCCCTGGCTGCTGTGCATATGGGTAAAGCTGGTCCTGTACAGTGCAATTCCCTTTAGATCTACCGTTAAAGGTATTTAAGACCCTCTCTGATTTTATAAATGGGAAGATTGTTAAAGcccagctggggaaaaaaatttaaattgaatATATATTCCTTGCAGTGCTgcattgtcccctcccccctgcatGGGTCAAGTGCGTCTTTGTGTTTAGGGGGACAATGGAACTAGATTTAATTGCCTGATCATCTTCTTCTCCCTAGTGTTAGGCAACATTCACATTGGCAGTTGGGGTCAGTGGAAATTGTTGTGGCTCTGCACAGTTAACAGTTATCTGCGTTGATCACACAAAATCCATCTGACAGCGACCACCACAGGTAATTGCTGACTGTGCAGAGAGACGCAAAGAGCTGCCGCTGCTGGCGACCTGTCATTTTAGTGATCGGGTCTGGTGGCTGCGCTGAGCCATAGAAAACTGCCACTACAATTTTGCCCTTGTCTCaattgccgggggggggggggggtcggtcaaTGAAGCCTAAGAGTGCTTTCTCACAcgttttttttggccgctagcagggcgcttttatctagggatgagctccggcgtgttcgcacaccccacgtgcagagccccccagcaagtcggtgctgcgctaatcacaggcagtgagacatttcccgatctctgcagctgcgcatcgggacaatgtctcacgcctgtgattagcgcagagccaacttcctggcgggctctgcgcgTGGAGTGTGTGAACATGCCGGCGCTCATCCCTACTTTTGACCCCCATAAGTGGCCAAAAAAAGGGATGAAAGCTTTGCCGGCGGTTCGGCATCCCTGCCCATTGATTTGGAGCGGTGTTGCAaataagctgcttgcaggactttttttgacaccTTGCcagcccagtgtgaaagcaatTTGGCTTTCACAATAggattgcagctgaggcttttcacaggcgctatttttagtgctaaagcgcctgaaaaatgcctccagtttGAAAGGGGGTCTTAGACCGCTCACAGCAGCatttagccccccccccttttccaccAGAATGTGAGGATACTGAGTGAGTCCACTgctggatcaggtaagtaaaacggtttctcctctcccctagacaaaacaagctaaacagccttagacccctttcacactgaggagtctttcaggcggtacagcgctaaaaatagcgctgctataccgcctgaaaaactccttcactgcctacaggtagtggtatagcgccgctatttttagcagctttataccaccaccgcggctcccgctccaatgtaAAAAAGGGGCCTTACTGCTAGAGAAAATTTTcaattctcttatcgtccatggacggacacagctccctaaatcttgacaagtgggttttaTGTTCCTGTTAATACCAAACATAAAAGTAGCGCTGAAGTGCAACCAATGATGAATACACTGAACTAGATTAGATATATATACATAAGTGAATATatgtgacaaaataaaaaaaaacaagtataatctcggtgaaataaaaaaagtgatagtcCAATGGAACAATAAGTGATAAGTGCTCCCTTGATAACTATATGAATATAGTCTATGTAGAGAAGAGGGATACTAGTTCAAAACAATAAGTGATGAGTGCTCTCTTGATTCAATCgtgaaaaaacaaagaaataaaagaagccgtcaccaactgaagagaggcttACCGGATAGATTGAACCCTGAGGAACATACGTTCGTGAGGGTCAATCGGGCATATGCAAATCTGATAGGACCAATCAAATGCTGCTGATCAGATAAAAAGCTGCAGCAGTGAGGTACCCTACACGTTTCACAGCCTCATGCAGCCTTGATGCACGAGGCTGCGAAACGTGTCTGGTACCCCATTGCTGCTGCTTTTTATCTGATCAGCGCTTATTTCTACATGTAATGCAAGTGTTCCTACCTGTATTAAATACATTCGTaatacagtattacgctatgtgtttttcttcttttttttcctcttctggtTACTCTCCTTTTGGCCCTGTTTTTTGACCTCCGTTGAGTCATTACACATACGCATTTACCATCCATTTTGGTCACCACCACCACCTCGAGTCCTTGGAGGTCGTTTTGAGAACTGCAGCATTTGATTGGTCCTCTCAGATTTGCATATGCGTGATTGACCCTCAGGGTTCAATCTATCCGGTaagcctctcttcagttggtgacggcttcttttctttctttggtttTTCACGATTGAATCAAGAGAGCACTCATCACTTATTGTTTTGAATCATTATCCCTCTTCTCTACAGAGACTATATTCATATAGTTATCAAGGGAGCACTTATTGTTCCATTGGACTATCACTTTTTTATTTCACCAAGATTATACTTGTATAGATATTTTGTCACATATattcacgtgtgtgtgtgtgtgtgtgtgtatgtgtatatattagggttgtaccgataccagtatcggtatcgggaccgataccgagtatttgcgggagtactcgtactccctcaaatacccccgatactgaaatagaatacttgtttcccccccccccccccgccgccgccactgcaaagccgccgccgccgttaatcagcgtgcggggaacattacagctttcgtttgaatagctgtatccccgccgcgtatagacactcccccttgcacgggattggacggatgatctgtccaatcccacgcaagggggagtgtctatacgcggcggggatacagctattcaaacgaaagctgtaatgttccccgcacgctgattaacggcggcacgtgcggcatcatcaaggtatgtaggacatggctgcattatgtgggggacatggctggaatatgtgggggacatggctggaatatgtgggggacatggctggaatatgtaaaagtggtatcgggacatatatatatatatatatatatatatatatatatatatatatatatatatatatatatatatatatatatatatatatatatatatataatttctaatCTAGTTCAGTGTATTCATCATTGGTTGCACTTCAGCgatacttttatatattttggtaTATTCTTTCTCCATTTGTCTATTGGTTTTGTAGCTGTGCACCAGTAGACAGCTTTGTAGACAGCGCGGAATTGTTTTGCAtcggttatgttcctgttcacaggagaggactaggcagctaggttagataattaaataccagggggcggtccctccataCATAAccctcttccctgcagcctgtttttttctgcctagcaaaagagggcgtatggctcccttttgggcccagcgccctgagaaatattttcttttatttatttcattttattgagAATCTTCTATCAATTGTCGgctgagacaggctggatatatagatccctGTAGTCTCCTCAGTCCTGCCAGCGAGCGTGAGCGCACCATTGCTAAGAGGCTGGGTCTACCAcaacataccccatgactcctggggtggccggtgagcttttgctccagggtccacacgtgactgggctgtggtgttgtctcactcgcAGTGGAcagggccgacagctactccattgcagttgtatgcctgtcaggaatgcgtcagcaagtcctcgcatggacgggtaagtacagtcctttCCGCCTTGGCGGGTCGgtatggctgggcattcctggggtccTCCTATCTGCCTGTGGGCTCTTTAACATgtgcggcccgttcaggtccacctgctagttttttaggcggacctgaacgggcgctccgtgctcctctatggagccgcggatgtcagcggtgacatgcccgctgacatccgaccagctctgatccgccaaagtgtgacggaggaaaaacctacttttccatccgtctggtggatcggatgaacacggacagacggtccatgttcatccgatccccccccataggggagagcggagaacagacagggcggtccccgcacagtgtgcggggaccgccctgtcatccgccggctcagcggggatcaacggagcgatccccgctgagcaagcggaggttcacggggcggatcattactgatccgccccatgtgaaaggggcctttcccTGCTCTGTCATGTTTCCCTCTATTGCTCTGCTGCCGCTGCCggggtggacctgtggggggCTCCTTTAACCACCGTGGGAATGTGTGGTGTCTGGGCCTGTGTATTTTTTGTGGGGGGTGTGTTTGACTCAGGCCTcattaggccttctcatccacgttGCAGCGTTTtgccgaatttttttttgtagtctgcTGTTATCATTGTgaaatcccattggcggccattttcttgtggtcacgCTATAGCGCAGCTTACTATTGCGGTCGGACATTTTACTGTGGCCATGCCCTGCTTTATCTGAGGcgtccggcggccattttggaggtGGTTTTGTCCTCTAGTGCTGGCTTCTACAGTGCGCAGCACAGATCTCCTTTATAATTGTACCTCATAGCTTTTTTCCTCACACACACACGCTGGGTAACCCCCAGTCAGCGCAGCAAAGAGGGTGGGATTTATTCAGGTCTGAATgggtccctgagagctgtctggTTATGAAGTCAGTGTCTGGTTCTTTcccaaacatgccagaggtggcaaagcgccccctccccccaccatccctggggaatgctctggctcagaccaggacctggctgtGGTTCAGGTCCCTGGTTCTGTGTTGTTGaagtggaccaggaccttccttgtgagggAGACTCCTCACTTGGGTCAGTACTAGACAGGGCACTTGTCAGTGCGCTTGTTAATGTTGTAAGGATTatgctggatagtgcagctgaggcatcctctgagggctcggtcttttttgggtcacacaaatcagaccactCTGACggtttttccttatgtgtccttttttgacaagttcattgataaggaatgggaaaagccaCAGAAGTCCTTTGTAGTTCTTCAGCACCTGGCAGTTTGGTACCCCTTTTTAGGAGAGCCTCTTGAAAAGAAATGGGCTTCTACTCAGGTAGTGGACCCCCCAGGTTGCCCGGTTAGttaaggtgaccactctccctatagaagggacccctgccttcaaggaccatGCTGAAAGGAGGTCCGAGGCACTGACCCGcttcatgtttaccatgctgggtcTGTATTGTGACTGTAACCCTGGTGtctgacactcactgaatgggaaAAGGTTTTGcgccagactgtggaggagcaccgactccctCCTGAAGTTATTAGGCTGGCGGACCAGCTGATCATGGAACTTGTGTATGTCTGTGACGCTACACTGAATGTGgcccccttgatatccagagcttctgtttcggcggtggttttgcgccgcctgtttggctgaaatgctggtctgctgaccaagcatccacaAAAAGCCCTGCCAGATTTACTCTTCAAGGATGGGAGGCTTTTTGGTGCCTCAATGGATAAaattattaaggatgtcactgggggtgAGTGCACTCTCCTCACTCAGTCCACCAGGGGGAAAGAGCCCCGCCGTTAGCCGGGTCCTTCTTTTGCCGCTCAGAAGCGGtatttttcgtcagtcagggcccgcgggtACACCCTCCCAAGCCGACAAAGGCTCTGCTGGGGAACAGaaatgtccctgggtgcataagctgaACAAACGGCACCAAAATCCGCCAATGCATgaagtcttccccccccccccccccgcacgactcatgggtggggggacggctttgcaggttcacggctcagtggacctccctgctctccgaccagtgggtctgcgaggtgatcTCTTCGGGGGacaagatagtttctttcttctccaccgaacagattctttccctcaagtttTCCTCTCCTTCCAGCTTGTCGGTCTGTCTGGGGCGGTGCAGGACTTGCTAAGTTGCAGGGTAATTTTACCCGTTCCGCAGGACAAGAGGTTTCAGGGTCTTTAttcgaatctgtttgtggtcccgaagtAGGACGAGGTCCGTCCAAttttggacctcaaagccctacATGCCTTTGTGAGGAAGTTCCGCATGGCATCCATTCCTTCGATGGTAGCtgtgctccatcagggggactatctggcgtccttggacatcaaggccgcatacttgcatgtcccaatatgcgcaagtcaccagaggtttctgcgcttcgtGATAGGGGAGGACCACtctgtttgtggcccttccttttggtcTAGCGTCAGCACCATGAGTTTTCACCAGGGTGCTTgcaccgatcctagctttgctgagacagcgagtcATTGCcctcgtgggctacttagacgacctTCTTccgagagcagcttctggctcagaattaggggaagttgtctatagccagccagaccctccaagaatttGGATGGGTGTTAAACATCAGAAGTTGGTCCTGGTACCGACTCAGTGTTTGGAGTTcctagggttgattctggactccttggAAGTGAAGGTCTTTCTTTCCCTGGAGGAGTTGctgactcttcagtctgcagtgacgATGTTGGCATCTCGCTAATGGTCGTTTTTACATGTGTGTCCTGGGCCTGATGGTTGCCTCCTTTTGAGGCGGTACTGTATACCCAGTTCCACACGTGTTTGGCAGAAGGAGATACTGTCCAAGTGGAACATATCTCCTTGGTCTCTGGATCGTCTGAGTCTCTCAATTGGTGGCTGAGCTCCCccggctcttcggtccgggaaggcatttctccccttgcagtggacggtgattacgacggATGCCATCCTCACGGGTTTGGGGGCGTCTcaggggtccagtcggcccatgGTCAATGGACTCTAGATGAATCCCATCTGCCGATCAATGTTCTAGAACTCCGGCTATGCCTCTCCTcctggtcgaggaggttgcaaggttgcCCGATAGGGATTCAGTTGGACAAGGCCACGAAGGTgacttatgtcaaccatcagggggcaacacggagctcggctgcagcgtccgaGGTCGCTCCCATCCTGAGATGTGCGTAAAGAAGCGTGCTggctctgtcggccgtctacATTCCGGGCGTGAAAAACTGGCtggcagactacctgagtcgccagatgttggaccagggggaatggtcattgcatccggaggtgtttcaactcccttgcaggaggtggggcacaccggacatggatctcctggccttttgtctcaaccgcaaggtgtcaagttcgtggccaggtcaagagatccCTGGGCTGACGCGTCAGACGCATTGGTGGCCTCGTGGGGGCAGTATTGGCTACTTTATGCCCTGCCTccattgaagttgcttcctcggctgctccacagagtggaggccgaggggatcccgatgattctaatcgctccagatggCCCCGATCTCGGGGGCCTGGTGGCAGATGTGCCCTGGTGGCTGCCAAtccgggaggaccttctgtctcaaggtcccatactttaaagccagcgactgtaaagcaggataacgtcatggctattgaaagccaggtattaAGGGACCGGggtctttccgactcggtcatctcaaccttGCTGAGGGCACGAAAGTCTTCTTCCTGGAAAGATCtaccattgcacctggaaggcctacatctttgtgcgaagagatggggtggcgtccacggtcacggcacattcgaccagtgcaattggtgcttcctgggttttccgacatcaagcatctgtctcacaggtgtgcaaggcaGCGACTGGGTCGTCGGTTCACACTTCTTCCTAATTTTACATGGttaatgtgagtgcatcttctgatgcttccttCAGACGCAatgttttgcaggcggctgttttaaggttgcacctcctctgttgaggagctctgcttgttttggggtgaagttaaattgtttttactgatactgttcccaccccttcaagatttaaggagctttgtccgtccatggataagagaaaataggattttttttttttttgactcactgtaaaatccctttctttgttgtccatggacggacacagcacccacccctcctttttaggtttgtactgcttgttatgaactgaggctgcagggaggatgattatgtctggaggggctgttcagctctgttaaagtaacatgtctttaattatctaacatgtttatgcctagtcctctcctgtgaacaggatcataacccacttgtcaagatttaagtagctgtgtccgtccatgtatgacagagaaaaggattttacggtgagtacaaaaaatcctatttctccCTCGGCTTCCATTACGGCACGCTGAGTAGACtggtccacctgacaggaaacacaatcaaaaactaggttaaaaggccccacccctCCCGTGTGCCTCAgttcttgattgtgtttcccctacagtgaaacgtttttattttttcttgcgaCCTAAGGCCTGTGGCTGGTGGGGGCCCCCCCCCGAGCCTAGACCGCAGGTGCTGTGATGCCTTTGGATCCAGTGAGGTTTTATGCCTGCCCGGGGGGTGTCCCCTTCCTTCTGGTCCAGGGGGGCTGAATAAGGATTCGtgtagaagaccccccccccccctggacacCGGAGCCTCCTAGGTTAGCAGGCTTCCCTAGTGCTCAGTGGAGGCCATTTTCCtctccccctgcctccccccTACCTTGGAGGCCGGTAGAGGCTCCCCCCTCTGGATCCGCCTGGTGTTCCTTCCGCATGGCGAGGATGGCACCGCTCCGAGTGGCGCCGCGACTAGCTGGGCGCCTTTTGATGACGCGCACGGCGTCGTGACGTCATTCCGTCCTCC
It encodes:
- the CDKN2AIPNL gene encoding CDKN2AIP N-terminal-like protein encodes the protein MAADDVKQFKSFCESDKQWRAREEFLLRNLRNFQGDNEIDKLLALSMVWANHVFMGCRYSDELLGRVFAMADDIRIEDAPHFTTRDEIMKRNQSN